AAGAAGAACCCAGCTGCCACAAGGGCAGTCGATGGGCAGATAAAATGCGAGGGCGAGGGCTTCGGAGATGTACTCTTCCATGGCCTGACTTTCAGTTCTGGACAGTGGATAGACTTTGCTCTTGGGAGGCATAGCATTGGGGAGTAGATCAATGGTGCAATCCCAAGGACGGTGCGGGGGTAGTTGTGTGGCTTTTGTCTTGCTAAAAACGTCAGAACCTGGTAATAAGATGGGATTTGAACATGATTGAGGGTTTCTGGGCTTTCTATGCTAGTTGTCATATAGGGAGTAGGCTTGATGGGGAGGCAGGGATTGTGACAAAATTCTGACCAGGTTCTGAGTTCACCGTCATGCCATGAAATGTTGGGATCGTAAACAGAGAGCCAAGGGAAGCCCAAAATAACTTGATGTTTTGGAGAGTCTACCACATACAGTGAGATGGATTCTTGATGTAAAATTCCTACGCGAAGAGTGAGAGTCAGTGTCTGATGGATGATACCTCTTCCGATTTAATACGAATGGAAGGATTGCATGGTTGAGTAGGAATCTGGAATTTAGAGATGATCAATCAGGTTTAGAGCGGCTCAATTATGGCTGTGAGATTAACAGAAAGTTCATCAGTCTTAAGGCTAATAGGTAAAGTGAGTTTTTTATTACCAAGTAGTGCAAAATGGTCCATATTCACCCGGGGTTGCTGAGAAGCATAAACGATTAATctgacatctctctctcttgctctccaAGAGCCATAATATGTTAAGCTGCATAGGTTCGTCAGTTTGCGTTGAGGGTATGAGACTTGAGTGAGAATCTTGAGTGAGAACATGAGAATCTTACCGTCTGGGAGTGCTCAGATAAAATAAGTCAGATGTTCTTGGTCATTCTTGAGCAGTTCTCCTTGGTGGTTGAATGCTGCTTGAAGGCTTGAATCTTCCACTGGATTCGGGGTAGGCAAAGtattatgtaacaaaaacacGGAGGCTGTGTTAGAATCCATTTGAGGAGGCATAAACGGGTAGGCAGGCAGAAGGTCAAAACCAGAACAGCGATCCAATAGggcagacaaaacaaaagggCAAATCCAAAGAACAAGAAATAGGCAGACATGCAATGATCATACACAGGATAGCAATAGTCAATTGTAGAATGCTCTGTAAGGCAGGttaactggcaatactttgcattGTCTCTACGGGTGGCCTTTAGTTATAAAGGcctccaaacaggaaatgagagcAGAGGATGAGCCCAGCTAGTACTCGAGTGAGGGCACCCTTTGCTGGCTAGGGGTTACAATATTCTCTGTTCTgggttaaacaaaaataatacagaaaagcggaatttgtatgttttataatttattaatttttgctATATAACAGTATGTCTGCTTTACAGCTCTGATACTCAAATCAATGTGCTGTGCAATTCACAGAATTAGAACAGCAAGCTTAATGTAGCATCTGAAATATATTGATTTGAAATTGCTAATTTGTTGGTTTCTtcctttctctcattctttgGTGGCATAGAAAAGCCCCCAGCGTTGGTCTCCAGTCTCACAGCGCTGCAGTTTTTCTGTCCATCCGTTTACAACGGCATCATAGTCTTCCTGGGAGAACTCCTGTGGGGGAGACAGAGATTACAAGAGTACACGGTAAGCTGCTTCCTTTCCAACAATATTCATGCaaacttcacccaaaaatgaaaaatgtactcaccctcaggtcattcaagatgtagatgagtttgtttcttcataagAGATTTGAAATGTATcgttacatcacttgctcaccagtggatcctctgaagtgaatgggtgccgtcagaataaatgtctttaaggcatttttaaCTGTTGCTTCTGGATAAAATATGTGTCATCTcttcataatatatatgaattgtGATGATTTTCTCTCAtgatgacggcacccatccattGCAGAGCATCTCCTGTTGAGCAGGTAATTTCTTCCCATGAACAAATAAACTCATCTACGTCATGGATGGCTTGCATTGAAAGGTTGGGAGCAttagcatttttgggtgaactacttctTAGATGAAAGTGAAACATGTCTTCAATACCTTTGattaaaaagggaaaatatTTCCTTCAATAGCATGCAAATGTGAGGTTGTAAATGTAATGCAGGAGTATGTGTTTACCTGTATAAACTCATCTTTCATCTCCTCGGCTCTCTGCAGTTCAGCCTTTATGACTTGAATAAATTGCTCTGTTCTGTCCTCAGCACGAACATTCCTGAATCCCACCTCAATCAggaactaaaaacacacacacaaacaaacacactttggCCCTGTGCCAGCTTTGTTGGCATAGCCAGCGTTGACTGatattagtattaaataataaattaataataaacttcaGTGAAAAGAAGCTTTAATGGTACACTATGATTTTATGTGGTCTGTACTTCTCCGTATCTCTGAGGTGTGTAGAGGATATATCCCCGCTGGTTGATGTAATCCTGAAACGCTGGAGACCAAGGCTTCTCTCCACAGCAGTAGTCACTGATCAGAAGTTTCCCGCCTGGCTTCAGCCatgactgaaacacacacattaaaagtaCGGTTTACCTCAAAATACATATTCTTTTATCAGGTACTTCTAAGACAATATCTCATTCGTCCAGTAGAGGGCAGAACATGCTAATTTTTTGCTCTTATTTCCTGAGAATTGTTTCCTCGTCAGTAATTGTTTACTGCACATCACTGCATTTGCCTACTTGGTTCGAATCCTCAGTAGTTCAGCACAAATGCAAAGGCTTGTTTTTATAAGGCATACATAATGCGCCACTCATTTGAGACTtcgtaaaaaaatacaaagaaggCTCAAGGTGAAGTTAAAACCACATACCCAAACACCTACACAGATATACTGACTGGAACAGCTACCCAATGACAGTATATTTACATCTACAACACAGATcatcatttgtatatataatcacacacacttgctcacacatacaaatatacagtatgctaCTTCTGTGACaggcattaaaataatgcacacatGCAGGCTTTTACCGGTGAAAACACTCACATAAAACTTTCTGAAGAGGTCAGGTTTGTCCCTGATATGCAGAATCGTGTCTCTGCTGTAAACCACATCAAACACGGCATCAGGAAACCTTCTTTTTGTGGCATCTGACACCTCAAACTGCACCTGCAGAGGAAGGACAGACTTTATCAGGAAGTGCTGACAGTCTCTGAACTTTCTCAGAATGCAGCTCTGTTCATTCTCAAAGCTATGTGAAGCTACTAGTTGATGTATTTTGCTATGTATGTCGCTAGAATTTTCTTGGTGCttgtcagggtgttgctatgctaGATTAACATAGattgttgctataaaattatgGTTATGGCTACTGTGGTACCTGATCTGTTTTGAGCAGTTTGATGGGTtttgctatgtggttgccagggtgttgctatgcaattTCTAGGTTGTTATAGGTTTTTTCTACAGTGTTGATGTGTAGTTACTGAGCTGCTCTGAGCAGTTTGATGGGTTTTGCCACATACATTTGCTTTGGGGTTGCTATAGTGATCTGGGTGGTTACCACGGTGATGTTATGTCATTGCAAAACTATTCTGAGGTGTTGCTTTTGCTATGGAGTTACAAGTTTGTTATGGTTGGTTGTCAGTGTTTTAATGCAGTTGCAAAGCTGTTCTGAGTAGTTTGCTGCATTTTATATGGTTACCAGGGTATTGtgagtggttgccagggtgttgcttgGTTTTTCATGAAAAACTCAACATACTAATAGCACTTTCTCCTTGATGGCTCTCTCCATCGCGATCTCCACCATGTTTAATGACAGGTCCATGCCCAGAACCTCCACCCCAAAGgtctgtcattaaaaaaatcattcagtaAATTAGCAATTAATCATATCACAGTAATCATACAACTTTGAATGATCATGTAAATGTGCTCAGAATGAACCacactaaaacagaaaaaactgaattcatgtatgataatatttaattgttttaatgatcttgagaaatacacaattaaagaaataattcacccaaaaattaaaattctgtcataatttccTCTAATTCCTTTGTTCtactgaacacaaaggaagatattttaaagaaagtttgtaaccaggctgttttgggtcaccactgagtTCCATAGTACTccacagaattttaatttttgggtgaactattgctttaaggaAGGTAAAACATGTTCTGAAGCAACACATAAATCCATAACCTGTCAACCTTTGGCTCACCTTGGCCATGTAGAAATCTCCACCTCCAATCCCACAACCCACATCAAGAACCTTCTGTCCGTCAGTCAAGTTCAGCGTATCAACCAACTCCTAATATTATCAAAGACATTGAGAGAAAACAAACTATTAATTATTCACTAAAATGATGATTTAACAGTGAGAATTAAGAGATCGGTAGTTCTCCACTGCTGAGATATGAGCCAAAAGAGATGAATCCtcagaacagaaataaaatatattaattaatgattCTTCTAGAATCTAGATGATAGGTTCGAAAACACTATTAATTCGTTCAGGAAGGTACAAAATAGGTGTCCACctgtatgaatgaatgagtcattaaatgatttatttcactgatttattaaaaaatgcatattcatttctGAACGAAACAAGCATCTTTACCAATGAGCCCATGACTCATTCATTCGCGATGCACTCTAAAACATTGattcataaaaattattatttttttaaaaaacatactagTTTACGAAACAAGTGATATACTGTTCgtattaacaattttttttatagcatagTTCATTTGACTTAATAATTATACGTTCAGGTGGAAATCAGTGAACTGAACGATTTGTTCTAAATCAACTTTCACTTATTCACTGAACTGCTGgactgttattattatgtagCCTAACTTATATTcttacactctcagaaaaaagcTAGTCTACAAAAGCTACTGAGGCAGTATCTTAAATGCTAACAATTTAAGTACTATTAGCCTACTTTTTcggtattattattttaagtaccttaatgttattaatatgaatCTTTCAGGGGTATTAAAggtaaaagtattttttgaaaaggtagattgtaattaataaaaataattcttctttctttgcatttttaataaagatgaataaagaCGATGCATGATGCTCCAAATTCTGCATCCCTGACCCTGGTCGTGTTGAATCCACCTGTGCTGACATCTCCTGATCCGAACATCTTCTCATAACGTAAGATTTCTCTTCTGGCGTACTGCTGGTTATCCAAAAACTCCTTGAATGTGGAAAAGCCACCCTCATGCTGCTGTACAACATCACGCCGAACTTTCTGCATGAGCCAGCACAACTGGTTGTAGTAGTTCTTCATCTAAGACAAAgaatttccatttcagtttattatacTGAGTTCACGTCCTTAAAATAGTTTGCTGACTAACTGGTTTACCTTCACATAGGTCTGAAGTGTCTTATGGAGCACCATGTCAAACCCATAGCATTTCTTCTCTGTCTGATCTGATTCATCCAGCAAGAGTAAAGTCATGAGGTGGTTGTAGCAAGCAGGGCTTCTGTAGTGCGCGGGGTTAAAATCTAGCTTGAAATCACCTGTGGACATCAAAAAGACATTGAAATGTATAGAAAaacttttacaataataaataatcttcaTTTGTCATGGTGTGGCTCAGGGAGGAGGACTCGGTGAGAATATAACTTTTAACCTTCTACACACTAACAAATAATACTgctacaggcaggcaggcagacagaataACCACACTTAACTAGGATGCTAAGATGAGCTATGATGAAGACGATGCTATTGTGATGAAGACCAGACGAAGAACACTCAACAAACAAGAACTTATATACACAAaagaaattaactaaattaactgaACACACGTGAACCTAATGACACAATCAACGgaagacagaaagtaggtcacaacGAGCACATGGAACATCAAAACAGTCCAAATACGTAACATTACACCCCCCTCCTGGGAAGGTGCATCCTCCCAATGAAAACAGAAACGGAAAAACGGGAatttgggaggaggttctggtggaggacgggcCGTCAGGAGGGGGGTTGCAAATAGGgacaaacacagagtccagggaggaacggacggagggaggagccaggaggaaATCCGTGGGATCCAGAGCACAGACCAGAAGATCCACGGTGGAGCcaacggagggaggagccatggaagaGGAATGGCCATCGACTGCATGGGGCCGACCGGCGGcgggagctggtggactgatgggccacggtggagaggagggagctaggagccatgGGGGATCCGGGGTCTACGGGCCGATGTGGAAGTCCTCGGAGGTTGGACAACGAGGTGAGGGATCCTACACCATCGATGATGATGGTGACAGGCAGACCCATGCCGAGCCCCAGCACCAGATGATAAAATGAGGGTGAGCATAAGGGCTGCTGAGAGACATTGACAGCGGCGGGATATGGTGGGAGGGTGGGTAAACTTTGTGCGCAGTCACTGGAGGGCGCGCTGGAGGCACCAGCACTGGAGGGGCCGCTGGAGGGGCGATCACTGGAGGACGCCCTTGGGGTACAGTCTCTGGAGGGCGCCCTTGAGGTACAGTCTCTGGAGGGCACCCCTGAGGTAGGGACTCAGGACGCTTGATGGTCCAGCAGGGATTCAGGATTCCTGGACGAAACCAGCAGGAACTCGGGACACTGGGCTGACTCCGAATGCATAAAGAACCTGCACAGCTGGTTCGATTGATTGACTACCCCGAATATTAATGAGATTGCAATTAAGGCTTTGACTCGCAGATTGTGTGAGCTCTCCATGCAGGGGCATTTGATGCTCAACGGATGAAGGCTCCTGCAATGATGCAATTTAATGTGAATGCACGCCCAAAACAAGCAGCAGTGTCTAAAGTCTGTTTCTATTGTGGAAAACCTAGGCATTTCGCCAAGAATTGTCGAAAAAAAGACTCTGgagaaaaacaggagaaaaaaaggAGGATTGGATGGTTTCAGGCCCCGGCCTGAAGTCCCAAACCCTcagcagcagaaacaaaacCCGCAATATCCCACAGGTTGGAATCCCCGCTAGGAGTCAGCCCTCTCATAATGCATATTCAGTGATCTTTATTAAATACCCTATGTAAATGGCGGATTGGTGGTTGTCACTTTAAATTTGCTTTACGCATTGAAGGGCGGGGTAAGGCAGGTGGTCAGATCAACAGAACAGCGAAGATTCATGTTTCTCCAAAGTTTATAGGGATAaaattttgggtttttttacagtgaaaggggcctttaatttcatttgatttcaaCTTAGTATCCTTTGGTAGAGCGGAGCAAGGTATGTAAAGTTGacctatattttgtattttgtcatttcttCAAGTTCATATGAGCTctgctttatttaattgtttctaccgtctttattatttaaatagttattttttcatgtttctttgcAAACGTGAACTTTATTTATCCTATTTGTCTGtatatgtattcatttgttttcattgtttctttgtGTAGTTTCACAGTGCTGTGCAACTAAGATTTGAAGGCGCTCTTCACGGGCGGAATAAAGAGAGAACTTGAAGCACCCGTCAGaaactctctgtctctcttgttTGTGAGAACCAAAGGGCAACTACACCCTAATACTCCGTCAGTTTTGCCTTTCATTGAATTGTTCGATGTGAGATGACACCAACACTACCGGTGATGTCTAAAGATGATCtctctttgtttaaaatgcatgcatttgcaaTAATACCTGATGCTCTGTGTTGCTTTTTGGAACGAGATTTGCTGCATAAACTTGGTGCTCATAttacatttgacaataattCTCTGCAACTCATGTTTCCTCCTGTCTATTCTCTCACTGTCAATGCAGGAAGTGCTCCTTTGGAggacacagctgcatctgcAGCCATACTGGAACTGACTGCTGTTAACCCTCGACTATGGGTGGCGCATAAAGACAAAGCAGGCCTTATTAATGCTACAAGGCTACTCTGCTCAAATGCACACCAATTTATTGTAAACAATACCCTCTCTCCAAGGAAAAGGAAGATGGACTTCAGCCTGTTATTGAACAGTTACTGGCTCAAGGCATTCTGATTCATACTCATTCACCCTACAATATGCCAATTAATCCAATTAAAAGGCTAATGGCTCTTGGCGATTAACACaggatttaagaaaaatgtatgacTTGATTAAGCCATTAGCTCCTATTGTACCTGATGTGCATACAATACTTAATTCTATTCCTCATTCACATCCTGAAACGCAGCCACTGTTTGCATTCACCTTTGACCACACCCAATATACATTTCAGTGACTCCCCATGGGTCTGACTGATGCGCCCTCCTGGTTCTCCGCAGCAGTGCACGAGACGCTCAAGGATGCACAACTACCTCCAGACACCTATTTGCTGCAGTATGTGGATGACCTGTTAGTTATCGGAGCCTCTGAGGTCTCATGTGCTGCTGCCTCCACCATTGTATGCAATATTTTAGCAGAGAGTCGGTTTTAAGGCATCCAAAGGGTTCAAAGGAGGGTCAAATATCTTGGACATGAACTGTTGCAAGACACAATAAAACTGTCTGAAGAGCACATCAAGGCCATTGCTACATATATAAGCATCCTTCTATGAAGAAGCAAATGCAAAGCTTCTTGGGCCTAGTGAAGTATTGCAGAGCGTGGGTGCCAAATTGTTCCATGTATGACAAAATCCTGAGAGCGGCCACCTTACAGGACTCTGATGACATTACATGGACGACTAAAATGGACCACACATTCAGTCACTTGCAAGCTTCCTTGAATAAGCCACCTGCTCTTGGCTTATGTGCATATGGCTCAGGAACATGGGGGTAATTTTCTGTGGcatatttgtcaaaaacatTGGATTCCTTGGCAAAGGGGCTTGTTTGCGTGCAGTGGCTGCTACAGTGATCATGGTACAGGACGCAGAGCATATTGTTCTATCACATCCATTGACTGTACATACTTCCCATCAGGTAGGCGctattatgcaaaacatttctacTCAGCATATGACTGCTCAAAGCTTTCAGGTTACGAAGTAATACTATTAGCAATGCTACTGCTAATTTAACCCTGAAACCAACCTCTATTGTTCACTGTCCTACTTTATGTTTGCATGAATTGTTAACACAGGGTAAATTTGAGGAGACGGATCACGACTGCCTGACCAGGATTCAAGTTTCTATGGCTTGCAGGCCAGATGTGTCTGCATCTGTCCTGGAGGAGGGGAATCATTGGTATGTAGATGGATCATGCTATAAACCAAATGATAACGAATACTGGTGTGCCTACTCAATTGCTGAATTACTTGATCGCATAATTGAGGCGTACGTGTGGTGGCGGAGTTAATTCATGCAGCTCAGCTACCATCCAAACTGGCTGTGATAAAGGTAGCTGGGCATGCATCGGGAGATTCAGATAAGGCAAAAGGAAACAGATTATCAGATGAAGTAGCAAAGTGGGCAGCCAAAGAGGTAATATTAAGTCCACATGTAGACAAAGCAGGCACAGATGTGCTTATGATGTCTTTTGTGttaactgatgatttggatatTAAGCTGTTACAGGCTAACCCTACAAAAGCTGATTTAACAAATGAGCAAATGAGGTGAAACCGGGTccaataaaatcacatttttaacttattttaaacaaaagtaatgaaaaaataaataaacacaacaaaatcgcaaaataaattctaaatataattaaaaataaatataaaatgtaaaaaaatataatagcatTTCAATTATGCTAAATGCTACActatatgaaagaaaaaatctcTAGTAATTGTTAACAAAATGCAATTACTAATTTGGATCcgatttttttgacaaatttttaataataataataataataataataataataataataaatcagtgcCATTAAGTGTCAGATTATAGGGTGTTGTTTCTCTAACCTGACTGGTAAAAGCAGGACTCTCTGAAGAACAGGTATCCTCCTGGGCGGAGCCACGTGAGGAACTTCTCAGCCAATGACTTCAGCTCCTGGTCACTCAGATACATCAACAGCCAACTACAGAAGACCATGtcaaaactgaaacagaaaatgtcAGAGAGATGAAGTGAAAATCAAATGAGATGGGCTGCATCCTCTTAGATCTTTTTATACCCAATGAAACTGAAATCGAATATTAATAATCatctaaaaaaactttttctgttATAAAGAAACTTTTGTGGAAAGATTCCACAGATGTGAAATGCTCTTCATGGAGCCCTCAGTGCTAATAAAGAAGCTTTATATCGAAGAGTAAAGCTGTTAACTCTTGTACGCTAACAGTTGGCATACTGTATTCACATttactatttactttttttctaggaaaatggattaaaaatacTCATCAGGGGTGTATCCAAACATTTTGCTAGTCAGTGCTTTGTAAAATGAGAATCATAGCAGTGACACTCTTAGCCTATTTGcctaaaaaatgtctttatctaGGCAAAAGGTTAATCCAAGATACACTGGCAACTCTAACAACGGGAAAAGACAAGAAAATAACTAAACTAAGAAAACCGAGACCAGACACAAGACTATGAAAACAAGAAACGGGCCCCGTAAAGCAGCTATCACTAGTAGAGGTAAATAAGTAGAAAAATGCTGAAgactaaacagaaaataaacactaaacaatGCTCTGCGGTAAGTGAGAGTGAGTCAGTGCTTAAAAAGCGTGTGTGTGACTGGATGCAGCTGTGTAATCAGACTGAATGCCGGTGAAACCAATATGTGTGAGTCTGGGAGACGGAGTCCAGGGTGGTGTACAACAGTCTGGGTGGTGTGAAAGTCAATATGATGGAATAATGACATCTTGAGGTGAACACAGAAGTTCATAGACCAAATTCATGACATCTGGAGACTCTAGGTATATTGGTAAATGGTGGCACTATAAAGTGTTTCTAATGCTTTTATTCTTGGTCTAACACCTAACTATTAATTTTAAGTCGTATGCCATTAATATATCGGTccaactttatattaggtggccttaactactatttacccacatttaaattataatctggtacaatgcacttaatTTGTACCTACAAGTttcacttatatttaaaaaaaaaatacctatatgtagttacatctgttataattttttgtaataacatAATTACATTGTTGACctatcccttacaccttaactaACCATTAAACCTACTATTATCACCAAACCTGTTTCTAAATTTAACCTTAATCTTGTTGCTAATCACACCTTAATTTTGTGATTTCTAAATTATTGCATCATCCTTCTCATGGGTActtaataattttcatatttaaatgataattacattcaaaatgaatAGCAGTTGTTGAAATTGACGTGGTTTAGTATTGGTAAAATCAGAATATTGGCTGGCCTAATAATCCTGCACACACTGTAGCTGTGTTTATGTGGCTGAATATACACAAGTACCTGTGTTTAGGGAAGTCCAGCTTTGTGACATCAGCTTGGATGAATTCAGCGTGGCCCAGGTGACTGTTGTCCTTTCTGTTCTTTTCCACAAACTTCTCCATGAAATCCACAGCAGTCACGTGACGAGCCTTGCCAATGAGGTGACGCGTGAAACGACTGAAAAGAGGTCATAATAACAATTCagcaaataaagcaataaaagctTAGTACTGGCCAAGAAACAGATCACCTGACCATTTGACCATTCGATTAGTTTCCACAAGATTTTCACTGAGACATATAATTACATTGCggcatataattatatactacAGTGAGTATTGTTTAATTAATGCTCCTTGTTGTAAGGAAGGCACAAAGGTTGAGTTGGAATCCATGCACAGAAGTTTAATAAGGGCAAGGCGATGCACAGAGTGATAGGCGGGCAGAGAGTCAGCAACAAATAAAGCAGTCCGCTCAGTTAATAAATACAGAGGAATATCCAGAGGCAATAggcaggcaataggtcaaaaccAGAATacagtccaatcaggcaaacaatacaagaatcaaaaacacagtttacCAGGCATGGTAATGGTAATGGTAATGATAATGGTAATAGTAATGGCCATGGCATGATGTATTAGAAGCAGAGAGAGTGCTAGAActccggtgagagctccctctgctggctagaTGTTACACTTGTTTGACATGTTTGAATCTTCTACCTTGTTGAATCTCACATAAGGTAAAAATTAATTGGTTTAGTTATTTTCAGTTAATGTAAAAGCATATGTTTACATGAAatgatcttgcaatttttatagtgctgtttgtatatattatatatatcttaaatatatccTAAATAATAAGTATGTTCATACTATGGTAATGTACAACGATTTCATTTCTAacattaaatctatttttttaataacattattatctTTATGCAAATGTGATCACTGACCCGATTCCTGCACCGAGTTCCAGCACATCAGAACCAGCCAGAGGAGGAAGCAGGGACAGAATCTCTGGCAGCTCGTGTTGGGTCAGTTCCTGAGCGTTTGAATCTAGCATCATCTCCTCTACTGTCGCAGACTTGGAACGTTCCTTCCAGAACTTCGTCATCATGTTTCGCTCGGTTTCTGTGGAGACAAATCCCGTCAGGTAAGGACACTGAGGATATTTCTGTTTCTATAGATTTTCTACTCATGGTTACTTTTACAAAAACTGAGTACTCTATTAAAAAAGAGGTTtccatgttttgaaaaaaagaaaaaaaaagttaagtaacacattgaattaaatatatttttagatttatttatataaataaatctatatataaatttatatatatatatatatatatatatatatatatatatatatatatatatatatatatatatatatatatatatattagatttttagatatttaaattat
The genomic region above belongs to Puntigrus tetrazona isolate hp1 chromosome 14, ASM1883169v1, whole genome shotgun sequence and contains:
- the LOC122357637 gene encoding phosphoethanolamine N-methyltransferase 3-like encodes the protein MEEETERNMMTKFWKERSKSATVEEMMLDSNAQELTQHELPEILSLLPPLAGSDVLELGAGIGRFTRHLIGKARHVTAVDFMEKFVEKNRKDNSHLGHAEFIQADVTKLDFPKHSFDMVFCSWLLMYLSDQELKSLAEKFLTWLRPGGYLFFRESCFYQSGDFKLDFNPAHYRSPACYNHLMTLLLLDESDQTEKKCYGFDMVLHKTLQTYVKMKNYYNQLCWLMQKVRRDVVQQHEGGFSTFKEFLDNQQYARREILRYEKMFGSGDVSTGGFNTTRELVDTLNLTDGQKVLDVGCGIGGGDFYMAKTFGVEVLGMDLSLNMVEIAMERAIKEKVLLVQFEVSDATKRRFPDAVFDVVYSRDTILHIRDKPDLFRKFYSWLKPGGKLLISDYCCGEKPWSPAFQDYINQRGYILYTPQRYGEFLIEVGFRNVRAEDRTEQFIQVIKAELQRAEEMKDEFIQEFSQEDYDAVVNGWTEKLQRCETGDQRWGLFYATKE